One Verrucomicrobiota bacterium genomic window, AGCCAGTCCAAGATCGAGGCCGAATTGTTATTGCTGCAGCGCTGGCGCGATCAGAAGACCCCCATCACTATCCTCCGCCCAACCTTTATCTGGGGGCCACGCTCTCATTTGTTCACAATCCGGCAACTGAAGGAAATGCGGCACGGCACCTTTGCCCATGTGGACGAAGGCCGGGGCTCGTGCCACGCAATATATGTGGATAACCTGGTGGACTCAATGTTGCTGGCTGGGCTAAAGCCGGAGGCGGTGGGGGAGGCGTTTTTAGTCACCGACGGACTGGACATCACCTGGGGCGATTTTTTCGGTTACTACCAGCAGTGGTTAAAACTGGACAAACAGCCTTCGATTAACTCTCGGTCCCAAGTGGTGCGCAACGGTGCCAGGCTGGCCGATTGGCTGGATGAGTGCCTGGTGCGGTTTAGCGGTAATCCGGCCCCCTTCTGGCGGCGCGCGGTGCGGCGCAGTCTGCGAATCGTGCGGGATCAGTTGCGCGCATGTCATTACCCACGGCTTTGGGACTTGGAAAAATTTGCCCGTCGCGGTCACGTCAATATCGGCAAAGCCAGGCGGTTGCTGGGCTATGCGCCACGTTACGACCTCGCCGCTGGCATGGCCGAAACTGAGCGTTGGGTGAGAGACCAGATGGAGGAAGTTTTTGGGAGTATCAAAAACCACTAGTAACGACGTTTTTGCCAACTAAATTCATCACGCATTTCGTCCTCCTAAAATAATGCATATCACTTCCATTTCAATGGATGCGGGCGGCCAAGGTTCCATACCAGATATTATCCGCAAGCAGGTCGAGTGTTTCGCGGCTCTGCAGCAGCGTGTGACAGCAGTTTCTGATTATTTTGGCCAATCGTACCCATGTGAGAGCAAAATTACCATTAAACCGGAAATTCCTCGTGCCTGCCAGTTTGGGGACCGGATTGCCATGGCAGGTTGGAATCGCCTCCCCAGAAGCAATTTAAAAAGCCTGTTACGCCCCAAAAACTTTTTCAGGGAGATTTATTTTCCTCGTACGGCAAATAAATGGCTGACTAGCAATGGACGATCGGGAAAGTTTGACTGTTTGCTGACCAATCAGTGTGCGATTCCTCCGTGGTTGTCGGGCTCGTCGCAAGCATTGGCAGTGCCTTCTGTGTTTGTGGAGCACGGAGATGTTTTTACTTACGGGTGGAGTTATTTTGGGTTGCTGACGACTGCCTATTATCGGTGGTGCATGAAGAAAATATTCCGATCTGTTGACCATTTAATTGTGGTTAATCAGCGGGCGGCTGAGGCGGCCAAGGCGCGTGGTGTTCCCGGTGACCGGATTTCCATTATACCTAACGGGATTGATCTGGAGGAGGTAGGTAGTACGATACCCAAGCCAGTTGGTCAATCGGGGCCATTCCTGAATCTATTATTTGTTGGTGAGTTGGTCGCCAGAAAAGGAGTGCCGGAGTTGCTTCACGCCTTGGCCTTGCTAAAAGGTAAACCAATTTTCTGCCGATTGGCAGGTGTCGGCCGGGATGAAAAAAAGTATCACGAACTAGCCCATGCGCTTGAAATTGACAGCATGGTCGAATTTCTTGGCTACGTGCAGCGTAAAAACCTCGGGCAATATTATGCGGCTGCGGATGCCTTCGTGCTGCCTTCCTTCGCCGAAGGAAGGCCAGCGGCAATGCTTGAAGCCATGGCCTGTGGATTGCCGGTAATTGCCTCGGACATTCCCGGCATTTCTGACACCATAAGGCATGGCTGCGAAGGGTTGTTGGTACCGCCGGGGAATCCGAATCGTTTGGCTGAAGCACTAAATTCGGTCGCATCCAACCCAGAGATGATTGAATCCATGGGCAAATTTGCGCTGCGTAAAGCTGAGGATTTTTCCTGGAAAAAAGTTGGGGGCGGATCAAAGTAACCTTGGAAATGGTGATCCAACGGGCTAAATCCGAAGGATTGCGATCAGCCTAATCGTGATATAAACGAAGTGAATGTGCATGCCGACACTGCAAATTATACGACGCATACGACCGGGATTACATGATTGTCTCGCTCACCTTTGACGACGGATTAGATTGCCATCTGGACGTGGCCATGCCGTTGCTGGCGAAACACGGATGGCACGGGACGTTCTTCGTTAATCTGAACTCACTTGGGTTTTGCGGCCGTTTGCCGGATTGGCAGGCCGCCGCCAAACGGGGGAACGAACTGGGCAATCACACCATTTTCCATCCTGCCGTTTCCGGTAAGAGCTATGTCACCGAGGGCAATTGCCTGGAGAATTACACTTTGGACCGCATGCGCGTGGAATTAACCACTGCCAACCAAATCCTCACCGCCTTGGACGGCCGGAAGGAGCGCACCTTTGCCTATCCCTGCTGTAATCCCGTGTTGGGACGTCCTGGCTGGTCAAAACGATTGCTCAAAAAATTCGGTCTGGACCGAACCCGGCTGATGAGTTGCCTGAACCAATGTCCCGCTCTGGACCTCGTTGCCTCCCAGGCTGACTACTCCTCACTTTTGCCCGAACTATTCGTCGCCGCCCGCGCTGGGGGCTATCCGACTGGAAGGGGCCCAGTACCCTTGACTGAGCGTTACAAAGTTCCTTGCCTTTCCGCAGATGGAAAGACCGCCGATCAACTCATCGGAGAATTCGAGGCCGCCAAAATGCGTGTCCCGTGGGTACCGTTTATGTTCCACGGCATCGGTAGTGGTCATCACTTATCCTGTACTGAAACTGACTTTCAAGCCCTGCTCAAGCACCTGTCTGGCGACCCCAATAATAAAGTCATGCCCTTCCTCGCCGCCGCCAAAACCCACTACTCAAACCAATAACTGATAACTGATAACTGATAACTCCCCCCAAGCCTCAAGTTTCATCCCTCCGCCTTTCGAACATGCCTCACCTCATCCCGCACCTGGTTTCCACCATCATTCCTGCGTACAACCGCCCGCAGATGCTGAAGCGCGCGGTGGAGAGCGTGTTGAAGCAGACGTACCGCCCCATTGAAGCCATCATCTCCGATGATGGCTCGACCGACGGCACCCCCGAGATGGGGCGCACACTCGAAAAAACGCATCCGGATGAGGTCAGGTACATCTGGAATCCCAACCGGGGGGCTGGCCCGGCGCGGGAATCCGGCCGCCAACTGGCGCAGGGCGAGTTCATCCAGTATCTGGATAGCGATGACCGGTTACTGCCGCCCAAATTTGAAGTCATGGTCAAGGCCTTGCGCGAGCATCCGGAATGCGGTGCGGCGTATGGGTTTATCCGCTTTTGCCCAGAAGGCCAGGAACCCTGGCCGCAGCCGTACAAATGCTCTGGCCAAGAGTTGCCGGAACTGTTCCCGCGCCTGCTTTATGACCGGTGGTGGAATACCGATTGCCCCCTCTTCCGCCGCACCGTGTGCGATGCCGTGGGGCCTTGGACCGACCTGCGTTATTCTCAGGATTGGGAATATGATGGCCGGGTGGGAGCGTTGAAAACCAAACTCATTCATTGTCCCGAGTTTGTTTGCGAACAGCACGATCATGGTGGCGTGCGTCAAACCGCCAAGTCACCCTGGCTTAAGCCCCCGGATCGCCTGCGTTTCCTGCGCCTGATGTTTCAACATGGACGACAGGCCGGTGTGGGCATGGAGTCGCCCGAAATGCGTCATTTTGCGCGGTGGTCCTTCCTCAATGCCCGCCAATGTGGGCTCTTGGGCGATGCTGCCGCCGCCAAAGGGTGCCTCGAACTGGCCGTGGAAGCCAGCAACGGGGCCTTCAAAGATATGCCTGTATATCGCGTGGTGGCGAATACCGTAGGGTGGCGAATAGCCGCGCAATTGGCGAGTGCCCTGGACCGCTTAAAACCGGGTAAAACCAGCAATACCACGCTTAAACAATCCTGGATGGAACGTCCTCAAACACCACCCAAGAACAAATTTTAGCATCTTCCTTCCTGCTTTAAAAAAGACCGACATCGTTGATTTGCCGTCGAAAACCTCAGTAACTGAGAACCGCCAACGGTCCAATACAATTAACCAATAACTGCTAACTTGCACTCAATTCTCGGGTTTCAGTTTTCAGGTTTCAACTTTCATACCTTCCCCCGCCATCTCCGTCGTCATGAGCGTCTATAACGGCGAAAGTACGGTGGCCCGTTCCGTCGAGAGCGTGTTGGCCCAGACGGGTGTGGATTTTGAGTTCATCATCGCCAACGACGGATCAAAAGATGGGACTGCTGGAATCCTTGACGGCTTATGCGGCACGCGATGCGCGGGTGCGGGTAATCCAGTGTTGGCAGATCGGCAACCTGAATTAATTCTAAAGCACTGCCGAGTTTACCCGCTGGGTGACCGATCCAAGATCAAGTCTATGTTAGACGAGTTGAACAGTATTCCCCGCCAAGTCAGGTGAATAAGCTGTTGCGTGCCAAGGCGGCGGCGAGCCTCGCCATGGCTTTACTCATTGGTTGCAGGGATAGGACACAGGGACTAGCCGAAAAAAGGGCGTGAAAACTGAAAAAAACAAAACTTTTGTGTTCCAAACCATGTTCCAGGCATTAACCCGAGTGTTTTTCGTTTTGGAATTTGAATCAGTTATTTAATTGAAAAGGCTTAAAATTGTTGTTCTCACTTGCCCGGGCGGATTTCAAACGCATCTGGTGCGTCGCCTCATAGAGCGGCATGAGGTCATTGGTTGGTTGACAGTGAGTCAACAACCTCCTTCGCGCAGCCAAAGACTAAGTGCGCTTTGGTCTCGTTACAGGAGTCCTGTGTGTCTGGCTCAGCATCTCGAGGCGCGAAGGAATTGCGTTTCCTTTGAAGAACGCGCTCAGCCGTTGTGGGATAAATTGTTCGGCGCTCAGAATCTGCCAAAAGTTCAGCTCGCCATCCCGAGATTGCATGTGCATGATGTGAACTGCCCGGAAGCGGTTCGGTTTGTCCAACAGTTGGCACCTCGTCTCATTGTAGTCAATGGAACAAATTTGCTGCGAGCACCGTATTTGGACGGAACCATTGGCGAAGGAGTCAAGATTCTAAACATTCACACCGGTTTGAGTCCTTATTCCCGTGGCGGCAATTGCAACCTCTTCTGTATTTTGCATGGTCAATTGCAGATGGTTGGGGTAACTGTCCACCACATCGACGCGGGGATCGATAGTGGTGACATAATCTACACGGATCGCCCTTCCATTAGGGGCGAAGATACTTTCGAGTCGTTGGAGCATAAGGTGTGTCGCCTAGGAGTGGATCTGCTGATGCTCGCATTGGAGCAGTTTAATCAAGGCTCACTGCCGCGGCACCCTCAATGGACCAAGGGGCGATTATTCTTGCGACGAACAGGTTATGTTTACGAGCCATATCAGCGGCTGAAAGCAAATTCCCTGTTGCAGGGAGGTGGTTTGATCGAGCAATACCTGAGGAATCGCGCAGCGTACGATGAAAGTGTCACGTATTTCCCTCCCACCGAGCCTCAAGACACGTGGAGGCATCCAAGTACATGAATGCTTCTATGCTGACCCGAGTTGCCCGTGCTGGTGTCCGCCTCGGTTATCATGGCCTGCTGAACCGTCATTTCCTTAAGTCGGCCCTGGCGGGCAAGGTGACCATATTGCTGTATCATCGCATCGCCGAACACGATGAAGATCCTTGGCTTGAGGAGTGTGGTGTACCATACACTCCCCCGTCAATATTCCAAAAGCATCTGGAGATGTTGCTTTCTGTGAAGGGGCAGGTGCTGACCATGGACGAACTCCTATGCGTACCGGGTAATGTCAGCCGTCCCCGTTTCGTCATCAGTTTTGATGATGGTTTTGCAGATAATTTCACTACTGCCCGGAGCATTCTTGAAAAGTATGGCCTGCGCGGACTGTTTTTCATTGCAACTTCATTGCCAAATAAACATCGGTTGTGGGACCATCGTTTGTCGTGGCTGCATGGCCAACCGCCTGCGCGTGCGAAAATGGAAAGCATGCTTCGTGCGTGGTTACCGAAGCCGATGGCTCGGCATAATGCGTTGTGGTGCCTGCGGCATTTGTTGCCTCCGCAGGAGATTGAGAGAATGCTGGACACCCTCGAAGGTGAATTTTCCCCATTTCCTCAGTCCATCGCTGAGAAGATCTATGGGAGCTGGGAGCAAATCCGGGATACGGCGAATGCTGGACATCAGATTGGTGCCCATACCGTTCATCACTGGATGAGGCATACCATAGGCCTTGAGTCATTCCGAAGCGAGCTT contains:
- a CDS encoding NAD-dependent epimerase/dehydratase family protein encodes the protein MKPYENKLVLVTGGTGFVGGRLVERLVLEEKARVRVLVRNWTRAVWVSRVDAELVEGDLTDLPSVREAAKGVDYVFHCSSSGNSPESYRRTNVDGTRNLLDALASQSLSRLVFLSSIAVHGPNPADGMNEQSPMAPGANAYSQSKIEAELLLLQRWRDQKTPITILRPTFIWGPRSHLFTIRQLKEMRHGTFAHVDEGRGSCHAIYVDNLVDSMLLAGLKPEAVGEAFLVTDGLDITWGDFFGYYQQWLKLDKQPSINSRSQVVRNGARLADWLDECLVRFSGNPAPFWRRAVRRSLRIVRDQLRACHYPRLWDLEKFARRGHVNIGKARRLLGYAPRYDLAAGMAETERWVRDQMEEVFGSIKNH
- a CDS encoding glycosyltransferase family 4 protein gives rise to the protein MHITSISMDAGGQGSIPDIIRKQVECFAALQQRVTAVSDYFGQSYPCESKITIKPEIPRACQFGDRIAMAGWNRLPRSNLKSLLRPKNFFREIYFPRTANKWLTSNGRSGKFDCLLTNQCAIPPWLSGSSQALAVPSVFVEHGDVFTYGWSYFGLLTTAYYRWCMKKIFRSVDHLIVVNQRAAEAAKARGVPGDRISIIPNGIDLEEVGSTIPKPVGQSGPFLNLLFVGELVARKGVPELLHALALLKGKPIFCRLAGVGRDEKKYHELAHALEIDSMVEFLGYVQRKNLGQYYAAADAFVLPSFAEGRPAAMLEAMACGLPVIASDIPGISDTIRHGCEGLLVPPGNPNRLAEALNSVASNPEMIESMGKFALRKAEDFSWKKVGGGSK
- a CDS encoding polysaccharide deacetylase family protein; the encoded protein is MIVSLTFDDGLDCHLDVAMPLLAKHGWHGTFFVNLNSLGFCGRLPDWQAAAKRGNELGNHTIFHPAVSGKSYVTEGNCLENYTLDRMRVELTTANQILTALDGRKERTFAYPCCNPVLGRPGWSKRLLKKFGLDRTRLMSCLNQCPALDLVASQADYSSLLPELFVAARAGGYPTGRGPVPLTERYKVPCLSADGKTADQLIGEFEAAKMRVPWVPFMFHGIGSGHHLSCTETDFQALLKHLSGDPNNKVMPFLAAAKTHYSNQ
- a CDS encoding glycosyltransferase family A protein, with amino-acid sequence MPHLIPHLVSTIIPAYNRPQMLKRAVESVLKQTYRPIEAIISDDGSTDGTPEMGRTLEKTHPDEVRYIWNPNRGAGPARESGRQLAQGEFIQYLDSDDRLLPPKFEVMVKALREHPECGAAYGFIRFCPEGQEPWPQPYKCSGQELPELFPRLLYDRWWNTDCPLFRRTVCDAVGPWTDLRYSQDWEYDGRVGALKTKLIHCPEFVCEQHDHGGVRQTAKSPWLKPPDRLRFLRLMFQHGRQAGVGMESPEMRHFARWSFLNARQCGLLGDAAAAKGCLELAVEASNGAFKDMPVYRVVANTVGWRIAAQLASALDRLKPGKTSNTTLKQSWMERPQTPPKNKF
- a CDS encoding glycosyltransferase, producing MSVYNGESTVARSVESVLAQTGVDFEFIIANDGSKDGTAGILDGLCGTRCAGAGNPVLADRQPELILKHCRVYPLGDRSKIKSMLDELNSIPRQVR
- a CDS encoding formyl transferase, whose product is MKRLKIVVLTCPGGFQTHLVRRLIERHEVIGWLTVSQQPPSRSQRLSALWSRYRSPVCLAQHLEARRNCVSFEERAQPLWDKLFGAQNLPKVQLAIPRLHVHDVNCPEAVRFVQQLAPRLIVVNGTNLLRAPYLDGTIGEGVKILNIHTGLSPYSRGGNCNLFCILHGQLQMVGVTVHHIDAGIDSGDIIYTDRPSIRGEDTFESLEHKVCRLGVDLLMLALEQFNQGSLPRHPQWTKGRLFLRRTGYVYEPYQRLKANSLLQGGGLIEQYLRNRAAYDESVTYFPPTEPQDTWRHPST
- a CDS encoding polysaccharide deacetylase family protein, which codes for MNASMLTRVARAGVRLGYHGLLNRHFLKSALAGKVTILLYHRIAEHDEDPWLEECGVPYTPPSIFQKHLEMLLSVKGQVLTMDELLCVPGNVSRPRFVISFDDGFADNFTTARSILEKYGLRGLFFIATSLPNKHRLWDHRLSWLHGQPPARAKMESMLRAWLPKPMARHNALWCLRHLLPPQEIERMLDTLEGEFSPFPQSIAEKIYGSWEQIRDTANAGHQIGAHTVHHWMRHTIGLESFRSELLASKAELEKQLARQVTAFSYPYNSYLFTDVELCREVGFTQIFTVDPGRFAPGTLQDTVPRRTVFSVHDSLPRFSQLLLD